The genomic segment TCTGATATGAGCTTTGATTTAGATGGTTCAAATCATTTAGTGAAACAATCCAGTCCTGGTACCTTTGAAACAACCGAAGAACACCAAGTTGTACCTTTCCTACCAAGACCTatgattgaaaaatcatttgttCTGAACAAAAGGAAatcaaacctgtcaaatattCCACTTCCTCAGTCGGCCGCAACATTTTATAATGGATTTTTCCCACAATTTGAGATTTTGGAATCATGTGAAAGCACCATGAAGCTAAATTTATACTTGAAAGCCAGAAAGGATGATGTGAGTGCTGGTGTTCCTGGAAAATTCTTGCATGCTGTAATTGGTCATCATGTCTCAGGTAATTCCCTTTTTTCTAGTCTGACAACTCTTTTAACTAACttaatttcttgatattttctcTCCCAAACTTCAGTCTTTTACTTGTCATTGGTTTTTAAGATCATGCACCATTCTTCAGCACTCATGAAGATTCCTGCAGAAACTTAGCCTACCGGGAATTGAGTTTGGGAACAATGCTATAACTTAGTCTACTCCTACTTTCTTGAAACTTAGGTTTTGGAAATTCTAAGCAATTGTAAGGACATGTAACTACAATTATGATCTAACTtccattttcatcttttatagACGTTGGATCCATCGCTTCGACCATCATGTATGCTCTCTACTTGAATGAGACAATCAAAAGTGACCAGTTCTGCACTGTACCTATCATTAATATGAAGAGGACAGACCTAAGTTCTCATGCAGAACTAAAATGGTTGCTGGATTCTTGTCATATTGATGTGCCATCCTTACTTTTCGTAGATGAGGTATTCTTCGGAACTAAATTGGTTGCTGGATTCATGTCATATATGTAGCTTAGAACTACAGATTTAAACTAAAGTTTAACCAACTTACTCGTGTTAAAGCCTGTTCTTCTGAATGGTTGGTTACATCGAGCAGATTGATCTGTCATACTTTGATCTGTTCGGGTGTCTTAAGCTAGTGCTAGTGAATGGACACAAGCTCCCAACAAGACAAGAGGTAGTGGCTCATTGGAAAAACTTCTTATGTTTCTAAAACAGCTATTGGTAAGTAAGAATgatatttatttgtgtttctcATTGAACAGGCATTAAAGGAAGCGGTCGTTGAAGTATTCAATTGCAGAAAGGTGAATTTTTTAGCTCAGGGTGGTTCTCTTTGACATTCTCTTGCTCTTTCCTTTGGTTTTCATAGAGTGAAATGACTAAAGTTTCTGTCTGTTTTACAGGGTGAATCTGTGTATCCTTGGGTTGAGACTGTTACTGTTGATCAGGTATGATATTTGAAGCTTTGCAATCTATATAACTTAGATCAATTGAATGACTAAATGATAGGTAATCTGCTGCATATCAGAAACTCCTTTTGCCTTTGTTGTGGAGATGACTGCTGAGCGCCGGGCCTACTCTAATCTAACCTGTATCATCATGCACCATGAgcactttgttttcttttcttgtatacttcaagtttttgtttctcctatatataattttctcccACATCGATTCCCTTTTGAAGAATGAAAGCCTTCCAAATCCTGGTTGCTAGCCTACTTTGTGGACTATGAATCCATACATAAGATTAATCCTAAACACTGCTGAAGTAAAGAAATGAAAGGCAGTCTAGAAATAACATTCCATCCAAAGTACTATTTTGTTAGTGAAAACTCGGACAACTAAGATTAGAAACAGATTTCATGTGCAAATTTTTCTGCCATCTCCATGCTTTAACTTCTCTGTTACCACTCTGAACAAGTGTGTGATTAGGCTATTGCTTCTGCACAGGACTGCTCATGCTGTAGCCTTATTGCTGAAAAGTTATTCCTGACTGCACCTGAGCTTTTGGCTGGGCAAAGATTCAGTAAACTTTTGGTACCTACTGCCTCTAAAGACAaaatcttcctttttcttttgtttttcttcagtttttctACTCTATTATCATTTACCAACTAGACCTTTCTCTTTATATGTTTCTCAACACCATCACATGCTTATAAAACTATGTATTGTATAGGAGTGCAAAGTCTATATCAATCCTGCCTGAGGGTTTTCTCTTAACATCTTCTTTGTCAGTTGGATTTGAATAACTTTAAAACAACAGAATCCTGTATTTCCCTTTACTTTATGGTTTACAAAAGGACAGGCTGCCTTAGACAAATATATGAATGTTTCTATTCAATCTTGACCTTTCTACCAAATTTCTTAAATCTGGCTATTTTTCGATCAGTTAGCTGGCATCCTAATGGATACTGGAAACCTTACTAGTCCTCATTGCACTACCAAAGACAAGTACATGGCTACTTTGTTACTCAATGGCGCTGGTCGCTTCGGATCCAATGGTCTTTATCAAATAAGTGAGTCTCTTTGGCCTGAACTTCTATTTTGTGTTTAAAGTTTGCTGCAAGCCATTGAAAGCTTGTGTATGAGCTGCTTTTTCTCTAATCTTTGAGCTAACTCCTTGCTTTTGCAGTGAGATACAAAATGTATGATATCTCTGATCTTAAAGTAGTTGACATATTGCGCAAGGAGTTTAAAAAGTGGACAAGAGGAGGTCTGAACTTTCGCTATTCTccatatttatcatttaatatgcaACTGATTTATAACAGTGCCAGAACAAGTTTTCATTATTGGCCTGAGACATTTTAGAGAATGTAGTTGTTATCGAAACTTTTCACCTTGtttgtaataaattttatcattttgttccTTATGCCTTGTCAtgagataattttttctctGAATAAATCCTTTCGTATGCTTGCAATTGACCAGGTAAGCCAGATCCTACTGGTTCAAGATTAATGGTGTCAAATATTGGGATGAGTTCCATTGGCATTTCATTGGAGCAGTTTCTTGCTCATGAACGTTCTTCGAAAGAAGAAATCAAGTATTTCCAGCGTGAGTAACTGCATACACATTTAGAattgaaatctaattttatgGACATATTCTTGATTAATGATCAGATGATATCTTTGCATGGTCAATCTAGCATATTGTTAACACTTTAACAGAATATTTTACATAGGGGCTCATGCAAATGCCAAAATGTTTTCTGTTCTTTGCTTTCTCCTGCTTATCATTAGCTTTTACAATGTCTTCTAGTTAACAACATTTCATCCATCCATTTATGCGATGGCATTTGACTATAAGTTGCCAATAGTACTTTGTTGCTAAATCTCAGAGTCGGAGAAGCTTCGGTTACTCATGATTGTATCAGGATATTATGATGCTGAGAAGAACTTCAAGGTATGaaaaaattcttgatttattatttctttgtttgtttactGAATTTATTCTTATGCACATTTTTGGTGTAACTTAGAGGGAGATACTGGTCTCTGCTGAATCTATGGAGCTTATGAGGAATCTGCTATCCTTCTTCAGTTCAAATGCCTCCCATCTGCCACTCAAAGCTATGCATAGACCAAGTTAGTTTTTCTACATTATGTGGAGATTATTtagatataaatagaaaatatttcttttcgGCGTTCAACGCAGGTCTACTCTTATACACTAAAACGCTCTTTCACTTGTCGATCATGCAGGTCTCAGAGATGACATGAAGGCATTCGAGATTGACAAAGCTACATCAAGAAAGACTATCGAGCGTCTCTTGGAAGAATTTGGTGGGGCATCAAAAGGCTAATGTGGTTGGTGAACAAGAAGACAGCAAGAATGCAGATACAATTGTCACTTCAATGTGGAAATACATAAACAAACCAATGGAGAAGcttctaataaatttaaagaaaagcaTCTGTCCATGCCTGCAGAATTCAATATGAATTTCCGTTCTAATGCATGATCAAATCGAGTccttatatttttgtttggttcCGCTCTTCGAATTCGATAGAGCCTGTTTCCTCTTGCCAATCTCACATGCTTGTCACTGATATGAGCCTGTAGTGATAGGATTGAAATTAAGGAGAGAATTTTTTGGCAATGATATCCATGTGGATTGAAGCTGGCAGCATAGAAAAAGAGTACGTAGCAGTATTGAAATTTTGCAGCATGATGCTTGCAACTTTTTTTGTGGGGACATGGCCTGAGCCATAATATTCTTGGAGTCAACATTCTTGGCTTCATTGCGCCAACCCAAATTCTAATCTTTAAAGTGAAAACCTCTGAATTTTCTTGCAACCAACAGCCATGGTTTCATTGTCATTCAGTCAGATTATTTCAGAGTAGCGAGTTTGGCAAGTATGTCCTCCCTGTATTTGCACCATTTTTCTTCTTGCCCTTACTCTTCTACCTCCAAAGTCACAAGTCGAACGCACAGGTCAATGATCTCAAATTCACTCTTGTTTTCCACTAAAGAGACTGTTTCTATGGACAAGCTAAGGATTTCCATGATGTGGCAGAATTCAATTTGAATTCAGAAGCAGAAGTGACAGGATTAGGATCTCTCACTTATGAGTTCTGAATTCTGAAGATTTCTGAGTTCTGAGTCCAGAAGAAGTTCTGAGTTCTAACAAGAATTATCTATCTTAGATTATGTCTTAGATTAGGATTATTTTCATTACTGctgcaatttttttatcagaacTCCAGTCAGGTTACAATATGAGACTATACAAATAGCCAAGGTATATTGAACATTCATCAAGCAATAagcaataagaaaaatatcaaacaccTTCAGAAACCTTTCTGAAACTATTCTCCACTTCTAACATTCCACGTTCATCGAGGAACATTTGCAGGTCTGCATTCACCTTTTCCTAAACTTGCTTTGCCACTTCAGATTTCTTCTTACCAATGCCCAGCATGCTCCTGCCATAGAATTTAACAGAATTGGCAATATCCGCAACATCAACCTGAGCCTCAATAGGGAGACCATCTTTCCCAACTGAATTGACTTTCGCCAGCAAGTCCTGAAATTCCTCAAATTCTTGAGCATCAACAAGATCCCCAGATTTCATATTGAGCAGCTCACTTAATCTCTTTCTGTCTTCATCAAAATTCTTTTCAGAAACTTTAGATATTTTGGGTTTTGGAAGTCGTCTGCGAGGAACCTGATGCTCTGCCGGAGCTTCTCTTGGACTTTGCTACTTCATATATTCGCATTGCTTCAGCAAAAGCTGGAGGCtgcaaaaaattcaaattaagtaTGTTACTTTAAAAGTTAATCAAATGCATGTAAGGTTTAAGCAGGAATGAAAGTTAACCTTGTCAAAGAATTTGTACAATTTGGAACTGATGATCCGGGCTCAGTCTCTATTGTTGGGGTCTTCCAACTTGTAGTTGTTTCAGTCATAACTTCAGGCTCAAGGACAGTTTCCTTTGGCATTTCCTGCTGATTGCCTGAGTGCATTACTtgggtagagagagaaagagaagttTCTTCCACAATTTCTTCTGAAGCCTTTTGAAGGTTTTCAGGTTCATTGTAATGACTTTCTTGAATAACCTCTCCCGAGTTTTCCCTATTGTCAGTATCCTGATCTAGGTGCTCTTTCCCATCTTGAGCACTATCTTGAGGAATATCTTGCTCAATTTGGCACTGACCAAATAAACATGAGGaacattttgtttcttcttctactactaCTTGTTCTTTTCTAGATAGTGTTTTCTGTTCATCATCTTGAGTTCTTCTGTGCCAGTTGGTTGACAGCAGCAACAGCTTAAATCCTGAACCAGTTCAGGTGTTTGTAAACCAGAAGATCCACAGATTACACTTAGTAAATCTTGATATTGATATCAGGTACTTTCAAGAATAATACAGCCAACTGAGACaatgaatttagttttgtaaggCTAGCATTGATTCTTTGCGAGATTGTCTCCGCAACACGCCATTGTTTGAAGTTTTTCCCCAGAGTATAGCTCTTCTAAGTTCTCCAATCTCTCAATCAAGTTCACAGGAACCCTTTCTAGCTGCTCGCACGATCTCAAGTCCAGCAATCTTAACCACTGAGCTCTCCTACTAATTCATCCCACAGTTCTTCAATAGAAGAACCATGAAGGCTTCATAGCTTGGCCACTCCTGTAACTCCATGCCAGTTTTCACCAAGAATACATGCTCTCCTTGCGATGCTATCTGGACAGAAACGTGGCGAACCAAATCATGCTTTCTCAC from the Populus nigra chromosome 9, ddPopNigr1.1, whole genome shotgun sequence genome contains:
- the LOC133703323 gene encoding uncharacterized protein LOC133703323; this translates as MRPPKAKPQDSYIRGRENPYFDGLLRGNDTGSQNISPSTSDIGDLRGISFSDIPGKFKDLPVKDSVSDILEPFEQTTFGTLSKVPRSTSFESQSSQSDMSFDLDGSNHLVKQSSPGTFETTEEHQVVPFLPRPMIEKSFVLNKRKSNLSNIPLPQSAATFYNGFFPQFEILESCESTMKLNLYLKARKDDVSAGVPGKFLHAVIGHHVSDVGSIASTIMYALYLNETIKSDQFCTVPIINMKRTDLSSHAELKWLLDSCHIDVPSLLFVDEIDLSYFDLFGCLKLVLVNGHKLPTRQEALKEAVVEVFNCRKGESVYPWVETVTVDQDCSCCSLIAEKLFLTAPELLAGQRFSKLLLAGILMDTGNLTSPHCTTKDKYMATLLLNGAGRFGSNGLYQIMRYKMYDISDLKVVDILRKEFKKWTRGGKPDPTGSRLMVSNIGMSSIGISLEQFLAHERSSKEEIKYFQQSEKLRLLMIVSGYYDAEKNFKREILVSAESMELMRNLLSFFSSNASHLPLKAMHRPSLRDDMKAFEIDKATSRKTIERLLEEFGGASKG